DNA from Phragmites australis chromosome 16, lpPhrAust1.1, whole genome shotgun sequence:
aGGCGGCGATCACTAACctaagtcctttatggtgggctgtggtgcccggtgggcatggcagtaccccgagcactaccgagcctctggggttctcgggtggttctactgctcgaacatgagtggtcgggaccgctcAGACCCCGTGGGcaggctatcggtgctcggcctAGTCAGTCCTACCTCGAAcaccaccgaaccgtggggactTTTTGTTGCATTTCTGCCTACGCACGTCTCCGGTCTATCTGTTTGAGAGGTCGTGAGTCGAAAGGCATTCATGAGTCACGGTGGGTACCGTGCTCGGAGGACTTGCTTCCCGAGCAAAAGAGTGTGTCTACTTGTGTCTATTTGACTCAATAGCCATGTACTCgcaagcgcccgagggctgcatGCCCTGAGCGCGGGATCCTACGCGCGGGCTCGGGGGCTAGATACTCGGGTGGTCCTGCTGCTAGAGTGCGAGTGGCCAGGGCAGCCTCATTCTCGGGGGTAAACTGCCGGTGCTCGGACTGGTCAATGCCTCCCGGGACATCAGTACAAACTACATCAAGGAAGAccaattaatgcgacgggtcccaacGCATGTtccctcgcggggcccatgaagaaagatggcttgaagatatctttgatgggctcgaggcgtatcgcctatCGCCTTGTTGCTTCAGACCGTGTCGGACCTACTCTGACCGAACGGGCATGAGAGGATACTcagtggctggccggtgggctcccctgcacctgctaaagttggggcgttaagaccgatgggaccgtccaaggggcgcattttcaaccccctgtaacatcaaaatatagacccatgatggttgttttccatttattgtttatgggaacttgtgccctcgttctagGCACGCCCTGGAGGGCTTCCCCCCGGGTAGGATAAaggggggggagcacttcgtagaaaggaCACTTGAAACGGAAGCTGAAGCCAACAAGAGACcaaagctcaagacttagaacaCTAAAActttgtaacacagagatccagagaaaggcattccaagagcattaataacacactagacacaggagtagggtattacgcctccgtgcggcctgaacctgtctaaatccttggtgcatttactcctactagccgatgatcattcgtcccgcctaagtcccatacaCTCGCATTAAccccatgtacgaggtagatccaggaccagcctcccggccgaatctcaaagggggtccctcaggatccctgcttgcggtgttcatccaccgatacacgcctttacaacaagcatatcatcacaaggcataagaaagagcgagtataAACCGGACATTGTTAGAGTAGCTACGCAACGGAAATAGTTACATAATGACAAAAGATAGGTAGTGCCATTGCCCTAAGATGCCacccaaaataacaacacttgTGCCCATCACCAACATCGGCGGGCATAAAGTAGCCAGAAAGTAATCCTTCCTCATCTGAAAAGCAAACGAAGCACGTGAGTAAGAAGATACttacaagacttaatccataatagttacttataaatagcccgactccaatgagaatgcaatttggataatttGCAAGGACTCGGCCATAAGGTTTagtgaatttcatatgcaagagcaattttgactcaagtgtaagcatctatacctaaccataaacaaccttctatcctgagatcactaccataccataattataacttgaaccgtatcaaaacttcaacaacatcaccatacgTTTCCCAACATAcaatcacaaccacaaccagaactctacgattgatgcaaatggacagtaGCATGCTCACaaccgagagcacggcaattcgaattgttttacaccttgcaggagGTACTCTATTACCCACACAACTTGATgaccatacggcttgcgtgaccacacaggttcacacaagggggtactcatgtcaacattTCCCAAATGAGCCCCAGCCGTTTATATATCCGCCTCGGCATacggggtcatctagaactactcacAGAGCAATCTAGATACCCGTTCCAAGCCTATTATCCCAACAACACCAAATACTAGCATaccaaaagatcacagctacataaggtattctGCTCATCCATCCCATATacggatatgtggtaagtacggacaagtgctaaagctaactgcaACAACGGACGATGCTTAATTGATTCAAGCGAacctatagcatccgagacccCTGTTCttgagccatccctattgcccatCCGAATCTcggctcatcctcactaacttacaccatTCTCTACCATCATTATCTTTATGATATAAGGTAAGCCCTAAGCTTGCAAACAATggccgaaccaccgctcgacttctaccgaggacctaaaccatgctaagcataacacattCTTTTTAAGTTATACTATTATGTGACATGAACAACCtaggttacaaaggatcaagcgaCAAACAGTATCAAgggagggtaatgcaacaaataggatctaacaCAAATCCTGACATAAGACTCATTGACATGCGAACATACATAATgtataacttatcaattgacacaatatatgatccaaagtaataggaTAAAAATTGTTAGATGGTTGCCTTGTTGATCAGCTTCACAAGCAAGGGAAACAACTTCCGGATCGCTCTCGATCACGCCCGAGTTACCCTCctgtccttcgttcactaagaAGAATGCGTGtggcacacaagtcaaatacacagtcttaaTACATGTGTTGcacatgcgtcgattgcgataacaagaagcagttttccaccacccagtagatacattcgcacttgatgccaaggggctttatgcctggctatacccgttggaccaaGCATGATGAAGCTGAGATTGTACatgaagaggagcacataggcagagaagacaaagacttgcgcaccgatatgccggctgacgaatacaccgatatgccaccTGTCGGAGATACATTGGTTGCTGATGATCTAGAGTAGATGTTGGCTGACAATGacgatgatctagagcagatgttacGCGATAGGGAGGGGagcttcaccaatgaaagagagtttgaAAAGTTCCACcgtatgatagaggactctaaaacatcGTTGTTCCTGGGCTacaagaaggagcacacaaagttgtataccgtgctttcactgctacaattgaaggtaagcaatgggtggtctgatacaagcttcacagagttattactgttcttgaagaaattgctttcaaagggaaatgtgcttcCAGAAAATACAAACCAGGTCAAGCAGGTTGtatgcccattggggttggaagtacagaaaatacatgtatgtccaaatgattgcatgttgtatcacagagagcatgcagacttggaagcgtgtctcatctgtggtgcaacacggtacaagcgtgacagtgatgatattgatggtgaaggaaagaagaaaaggcctcccgtcaaggtgatgtggtattttcatATAGTTCCTCGTTTGAAGCGTTTATtcatgaacaaaaggcatgttgAATTGATGCAATGGCACACTGaggagcacaaggatgatggGAGACACCCCGCTGGttctatgcagtggagaaacatcgataggaaatacaagaagcccgttgcagaagatgtgaggaatataagatttaggctgagtacggatgggatgaatccatttagcaacatgagcaatagtcatagaaCTTCACccgtgactctatgtatctacaaccttcctccttggttgtgtatgaagcgaaagtacattatgatgctagTGCtaataccagggccgaggcaacctcaCAATGATATAGATATCTACCTAAaatcattaatggaagatcttgtaacactgtggaatgatggtgtgcgggtatgggatgaatacaagtgagagaacttcaccctatgcgcaatgctattcataacaatccaagattggtctgcccttggcaacctatcgggccagattGTCAAATGTTGCTTTGCATGCGTgtattgcttggatgaaatagagagcttgtggctgaagaatagcagataaatggtgtacctaagtcatcataaatttcttcgcatGGATCATCTGTACCGTAGCAACagaagagcttttgatgggaaagttgagaatTGATCatctcctaagcatcgcactaggagataggtatatgagatggaaaagagacttagggttatccttggaaagggacacgagagtacaccggttctaaaatctaatcttagagctcctatgttcaaaaagaaaattgttttttatgacttagcttattggctggATTTGGTTGTACGACACGCAACTAATGCCATGCATAtcgagaagaatgtgtgtgatagcttgattggtacgttactagacatacctgacaaaacaaaggatatactccaaGCACGGAATTACCTGGaacatttgaaactcagacatgatctacatcccaaagatatggaagaaggaagcaaatatcttggtcccgctagctacagtctaagcaaggtggagaaaattgtaatgtgcaggttcttgcatggaatcaaagttccatccagttactccgccaacataaagagactagtaaacatgaatgatttgaatttaactagcatgaagtctcctgattgtcatgtgatgataacacaaaTGCTTCCAATTTCAATCAGAGGTTTTCTACTGCCGAAGGTTCGAAACTCAATTGTAAAGtcatgttcattcttcaacgtgatatcacagaaggctaTCAATCCGACAAAGCTCGATAAGCTGTAGGAAGACGTggttgagactctatcccaTCTTGAggtgtgtttccctccatcaatttttgatatcatggtgcatctcattgttcacattggccctgggaaacaaggagcacggtggtcgcacacgaggtgttggtgtgatgggttgaaaatatggattcccaggcgctatcaacagttacaagagttgaaagagatcctAAGTAGAGCGAGATGTAGAACGAGAGGTAGAATAAGCTAGAACAGTGGAATTTCTTGAACAAGTGCTACAACATGAGAGGGAACATACTGacaaaaaaatagcacaagcagtacaacaagccctcatgcgtgaacggggcgccattgtgagcgaacaggaacggTTGGTAGCGTCTCCTAATTTTgcgcgctccagccccggtgTTCGTCGAAGTATCTGTGCATCCACAGGAGTTACtggagctgactccatcacttatcccgtggaaCACAATGGTGCTAaaaatattaccatcaaggtggcttccagcATGGCTTATCCCCATGACGCCCATGACCTTTTGCACAGACGTCCGATACTGGAGGGCTACGCCGTggtcgaagtagacgaggcagttgaccatTACCATCATGTTCAGATGGACTACCCCGTAGAAGAGGGtgtgaacactataggagagaacgagcacacattcatcacgtgggagaaggcctataTAGTGTTTTCACCAGGAACAGCTCCCGAGAAGCTCTtctctccactacaccccggGCCGTTGTTGCCTTGtagatctctctctcctcagccatctcctagaagaagtccacctcctcagacATCACCCCAAAGAAGTCCACtactcaagaagccagcaccatcaaaaAGCCAGCCATCATCTcggaaaacacgatcaggttccgcaGCATCCAAGAATACGAtgtcatctaagaagttggcggaacccaatAATGTCTATTCACTTAATCCTGAGGAagccaaaaagattgtggacgctAGTGCAAcggctcatttccatcctccagcaCCTCCACCGAAGACTGTTGTACTAGAAGATAGCACAAAATTTTTCTTGAATATAaccaaagttaaacagacgggGGTAGCTTCAAGAAAGCCACCAACTGACTACAAACACATCAGCAAAAAGCAGGCCAAGAGGAAATCAGGTCCAATCAttgaggatgctccaagcattaggGACTTCATGACTACTTCTAGATTAACAGTAGAGGAGCTAGCACAGCTTGTTGCGGGAGCAGAAATCcgaaagttggatgttacatggctgTTTGAGTTAgacaaacctttggtcaaaccagatatagaaagaaaccttataaCTCAAATGCACTGATTACATatgtggtacttggagcagtccagacAGGGTTTTGAGGTgttgaatatttcctcaacaggAACGACTACTTCTGGGTGAAATTCGAGTGCTTATATGAAATATTCAAGGAAGATGCATCGACGTGACCAtagtcagagcgtggactctataagtgacttatgtatataattcacgttatatgatcttgtaccttcacgttataagtgacttatgtatataattcacgttGATGCGCGCCGGGCCAATCTTCCgaaagtaatatgataagtcgattggtggagtttcgacgttgatgatccaaaggctccgaatagaatagatcgagaaccctcgcaaccactacaccactactccgtggttatcaaccgtgtcaagaCGCGGAtaacctcgctaagaaggcttttcctgcaagcgaatcgagaacacaagcaagaacaggtagatacaatctgaatattgctaattactaatgaagtactcgagttgaggttttacaaaccgaacaagcgatgaaactgtataaaatagaataatctaagcaaaacctgagcctaaactacaacggctactgtgtatatatagggggagacgtgaggagatcgacctagggttgtgcaactatggaaagaggcgtgcataacctggactccaaccccgacacgattacaagacccgacagggttcaaaatggtgacgcagcaccttattttaatgactctgattaatctataaggaatctaagggAGAGACCAGATCCACTAAAAAGGTCTCGTCAACAGCTTTCCAACGAGTCTAAGAgcacctcaattggactctgtatgcgagagttatgcccattttattgaCATGCTATCCTGAaactcaaccacgaccacgaccacgaccagaGCTTAGCTTCGAGTTCGAGTAGATCAAGGGGTgatgtccgggtaaggttgtggttcttctcatatGTTCCTAAGGAACAAAACAACACAATacttagtagtattttattttccatgaagaaaatatgaacaataaggaacGAATTCACCATGTGTGTATCCGAGAGAGCCATGGGCGCATCACACGTTATATGATTCATTgtatcctctttgtcatccacccagatttgagcaagatcattgtttTGGACTAAAAAAAGAGATAAGAAGACTTAACAAGAcctcatcaacatgctaaaaagggaaacttgatcatttaatcttctcgtcgattgcatctaagtttaattagtattcatattcacatacagGGTATACATAAAATACTGCAAAAAGAGTATTGTATATCGTCCATACAGGAAGCGGTATGATGTAAAAGACGACTTTTCGGTACACGggaaatattcatgtcttgcatttcctactaattaaaaatattcaATTCATTTCACtgacgaatcatttcctctttaaatgtatgaggcagccacccggcaacaatctctgcaggttctatgttcttacgcgttcaaggactaattctttcgatatTCCCTACGAAAATACATGTCATTTAAGAATAAATCGTTGGGTTCTTCATTGAATATTTTATCAACTCaaacggtgagtttcatgaatcgaTTGTGTCGTCGACGCGTAACAGACCTTTTGatgacaccataccttctagtatagagtatgcgacaaggagaaaatctaccaaggggcttgacagtATATATATCGTTAAGccagattaagtagctttatttgtatattaatgaaggacattaattactatgtattaatgaaggatataaattactatgtatttatgaaggtgtctttattattgatttacattaaacatatctcattgtatgcatgtattgagaggcaAAGAGAGACGTAGAGAGGAGAGGACagatgggagagagaggagagagacataggagagaggagagacaaAACACTGCCGGCTCAAAGATTCAGTCGGCAGTGTAttgagaggcagagagagacaTAGAGAGAAGAGGACATATGCgcgagagaggagaggacagagaggagagagacgtaggagagaggagagacaaaacactgccggctcaaagattcagccggcagtgatttcaCGACTATCATTGCTGGTTAAAACCACCAGTCGACAGTGATaccagggcatcactgccggcttaatccttgggccgacagtgaaaccTCGTTTCACTGGCCGACAGTGGTAATCTAGGACTATCATTGTCCGTTATCCATCATCGACTTTAAAATCGACAGTGAAAGATATTTCGGAGCTGGTAGTAAAGAGATTTTCTGTAGTAGGGAGGCTAGCAACGTGGAGTCCGTCGCGAGGTAGAAAAGAAGGCTGGCAAGCGGCACCTCTTGTGTAGCGAGCACCGGATGGTGCATACACCAAGTATAGCATTCGCGTAGGAAGTACAAGTACGACCTCTACCAGCCCGACCaaaattagaaaagaaactaGGGATATGGTCAGGCCCAAATACGGTCCGATCCAGCCCATCACGTGCGTTTGGAAGAGTAGTCGTCCAGAGGAGGATTATGGGCTATCAGAAAATTTGGTAGATCGGTAGCTAAGAAATGGATCATCAAGCTCAACTGTGATGATGGTgctttatcttttttctttaaaagaacAGGAGCCAGAAGTGGCGGATGGGGAGGGATGAATGCGAATGGAACTTTAGTAGCTCCTGGAGTTAGCCATTTCTTGGCTGGAACTGGTGTTTGCATGGATGCGCTGATCAGGTTAATTTGGTCAGACGATGCTGATATACTTGTGTTGGTGGCCAGCGATATATCTTGCCGAGCCTCAAGTTCAATagaatttcaaaaaagaaaaacagctgTGCGTAGCATACAAACTAATTAAGAGGAGATCATTACATTTATTCGATAAAATATACTACATTATTTCATCAACACGGATCTTAACTGTCCACATTTATACAATGATTTCATATTAAGCTGGCGTGCATGATCATGGCCACTGTCATAAGATTTTAATATATTAGATCCACATACTGTGAATCCAAAGTGTCTTTGATAGTGTATGATTCGGTGTATCCATCTACATCTTTGTATAGAAAATCCATTGTACGTGCCAGATTGACCGCCCTGTCCAGAAGCGTCAATGGTTGTGGTTGTCTGAGGCACTCCTCGGTGATGTCCATCCACGCTTCCTCGATTAGTTCTCTGAGCTTTTCTGTTGCCTGTTCTATTGTGACACCATATTCTTTCACACAAGCTTGCACCGTGGATACCATATTCTTCGATTCTTGTTCTCGCTTCAGAAAAAGAGAATGAGTGAAAAGTTCTTTCTTTAGCGGAACAACAGAGGAGAGAGCCCCCTACTGGTTTTTTCTATTTCATTAAAATAAAAAGTATTTACAGGTGTACAAAGTCCGTAGGCCCAAAGAAAGACCCTATATAGAGTATTTTCAGTGAAAAGTTAGGAATGGTTCAgttaaatttattatttattttcactTATGATATATAGAGTTAAGTAGTACGTATACCTTGTACGACATTATATCATTAGCAAGGCGTGCAATAATGCAAACAGCTCGGATAATCTTTGGATAGGTATAGACCCACTCAATAGCCTCCGTAGTTGCCAGATCTCCCATTGAAATGAATGCCTGGCTCGTTAAGTGCATACAACCACTACTACGTGCCGAAACTTTTAGATGTTCTTCAACAGTGGCTGGCACATATTTCTTATCACGCCATTCCACCTCCGCATGATAACATTTGGCCATGTCGATTACCTAAATACATGTGAAAAATGTAAAGttcaaatatacatatatgctagacaatttttccattttttgtAATGGCTGGCTGCATGCACACCATATGCATTCAAACACACACTACAGCTGGAACTTGGAAGCATgccaaaattaaaattttctctGGAAAATAATTAAGATTAGACCAAGCGGTTACACGTTAAACTTGTAATCTATTACACATGCAAGGTGAAATTTGTAAGATTAGattaattttagatatttcatGCTTGTTTATTTGGtatcaaaataaaatacataagTGAATTGATTTTAGATTGCACTGTACAATGTAAGATTTTAAATCTAACAATCGGAAGGATGCACAATGAACATTTAAAGCTACACGCATAATATAACCAAGATTCTTCACAATAATTTGCCTCCTATGTTGTTTCGATAAGATTACATAAGCCATACCAGTCTTTTTACCAACTTGGCATGTTTGTTCTTTTGAAGTTTCAGCTCTTCCTCCATAGCCTCTACAGTGgtaagtatatttatatataaggTCCTTAGGTATGCTGGGCATTGCTCTGCTACTTCTTCATCCCACCTGCCATTTCCAACAAATAAATGAgatttttttaccaaattttaTAACAAAATAGAATATATATAGCTTACGTACAAATAATAATGCTTAGTGTGGATAAGCTATATACCATAAGTAAATTGAGATTATGTTTTTCGCAATATTCTTAATATCACAAAGCTTGTGTTTACAAACATAGAAAAGAGATATCCACAAATACTCTTGCACTACATGTATATACTCCCTCGAAGTCCTTTTGTTGTCTTACAGATAATTTTATCTTCACTAAAAATATCTTCACAAAGGTTTGAGATCCACAACATGAAAAGGCACAAACTGTTCAAAAACACTTTATGATACTCtaatttaaattattctatttaaaTATTACAATATGTAAATTGCTTCTCAAAACTATGTTTTAGGACCAATTTGATGTCAAAAGGGCATCGTTTTTGTGGTAGAAGCTAGAAAGTAGTTTAATTTAAGTGTCCATTTTTCAAAAGcgttataatatattatcatatttttcacatatagtatcataaaaataaattatttaggGCTACTTCGGAATGTAGGAATCGAAACCACAAGAACAGAAAAAAAGCACACTAGATTTTAGTAGGAATGTAAATGCAAAACAAAGGATTGCAAAATACAAGAAAATTGTAGGATTGACCGCTTGGAAGGAGCACGTGAAATACACAGGAATTAGAAGAGAGAGATGGGCACACAATAATTTTTCCATGAGGTTGGGCCTCATGTTAGAAATCCTCGAAAATTCCTACTAAACAAGTCATTTCATAGGAATGTTTGAATTTCAATCCTTTGTTCCAAAGAACTGTATAGGAATTTTTCCTATAGGATTCAAATCCTATATATGAGATCGTCCCTCCACTTTTATTTCCTTTAATCCAAAGGAGGCATAGAGTATAGACCTTTGTTACTATATATAATAAGCAGCGTAATGAAATTGAACAATAAGTGATGCTAACCTTTGCAGTGCTGCTAGGAAGACACTGCCTTCTTCTGTGGTGCAATAATTGTCATACAAATCATCAAGTATGGATACCATCGTAAACAGTTGTGTAAGCATTTTTCGTGAACATGAATATTGGGGCTCAAAGAACACTCCGAGCATCCAAAAATGCATCTCCACCATCCTATCTCGTGCATAGCTTGATATATTTGCCTGCGTTTGGAACTCTTTCCACCACCTGtaaatagatatatatgtataagaaCACATGTATAGAGACATTGATAATGAAAGTACATACTGCAACTTCACTCTGTTATTAGTGAGTGTTCTTACAATGTAAGATCTTTTAGCTCCTCACAATATAGAGTTAGTATAATGTTGAAGTCCAACTTTGCAAACTCCAATACCACGTCATTATGGGTAGTCTTTTTCTCGTATATTGAGATATATTGCCTCGCTTCTACTCTTTTGAGTCTCCTGAAAAGAGGTGTTTTCAACGCAAATTTCACCTCTTCTTTCAAGTCTGGCTCGAGATATTCTACAATAGATTGAAGCAGACTCTTGGTGAAAGTAATAATATTATCGAGTATTTCTTCCCCATTCACTCTAAGATATGCGGCATCATACAGTCTTAACAAACATCTTGCATCATTGCTTACAATATATCCTTCATTATCCCTGAACTTCAAAAATATGTCTGCAACATTAAAAAAGGCATCATCAGCCAAAAGTATAGACTACTAAGCAAATAGCCTGTAGCTTGTATTGCTGAACTTACCAGAACAGACGGTGTACCCATGCTTCCTGAGCAAGTAGAACCTCAGCGAGGTGACATAGAGGTCATCAGAAGCTCCATCCTTGTCATCGTAGACGGCACGAAGCAGCTCGTCGATCTCCTTCTTGTAGTGGTAGTCGACTCCGAGCCGCTGCAGCGCGTCGACGAGGTCCAGCTTCCGCGCCAGGTCGGAGGAGGCTGCGGCGTCCAGCAAGATCCGCCTCACCTCCTCCTTCCTGGCCTGCGCCTTCTCCTTCATGGACAGGAGCTCTGCCGGCGTGCACGGCTGGTGGGTGAGGAAGAAGTCGCCCCAGGGGCTCGGCGTGTACGGCCGGGGATTGTGCTGCACGTCCTGCTTCGTCGACTGCGAGGCCAGAGCGATGGGGCCGTGGGTGGTGGTGGTCGCCATAGCAACGGCTGGGGTTGATCACACAGGTTGCTAGGATGCTATATAGCGCTGGATGATCGATGCCTGAGCTCGAGGGCGGTGGATGGCTTGAAGAAGATGGCTGGGTTCGCTGGCTTTATATA
Protein-coding regions in this window:
- the LOC133895660 gene encoding (E)-beta-caryophyllene synthase-like produces the protein MATTTTHGPIALASQSTKQDVQHNPRPYTPSPWGDFFLTHQPCTPAELLSMKEKAQARKEEVRRILLDAAASSDLARKLDLVDALQRLGVDYHYKKEIDELLRAVYDDKDGASDDLYVTSLRFYLLRKHGYTVCSDIFLKFRDNEGYIVSNDARCLLRLYDAAYLRVNGEEILDNIITFTKSLLQSIVEYLEPDLKEEVKFALKTPLFRRLKRVEARQYISIYEKKTTHNDVVLEFAKLDFNIILTLYCEELKDLTLWWKEFQTQANISSYARDRMVEMHFWMLGVFFEPQYSCSRKMLTQLFTMVSILDDLYDNYCTTEEGSVFLAALQRWDEEVAEQCPAYLRTLYINILTTVEAMEEELKLQKNKHAKLVKRLVIDMAKCYHAEVEWRDKKYVPATVEEHLKVSARSSGCMHLTSQAFISMGDLATTEAIEWVYTYPKIIRAVCIIARLANDIMSYKREQESKNMVSTVQACVKEYGVTIEQATEKLRELIEEAWMDITEECLRQPQPLTLLDRAVNLARTMDFLYKDVDGYTESYTIKDTLDSQYVDLIY